One window of Gloeothece citriformis PCC 7424 genomic DNA carries:
- the upp gene encoding uracil phosphoribosyltransferase: MSMQLRVYVPDHPLVKHWLGVARDVNTPSVLFKTAIVELGRWLTYEAIRHWLPTLDTTVQTPLAECPATLINPQIPIAVIPILRAGLALLDGAQTLLPLSSIYHLGLARNEETLQPSCYLNRLPEQFTPETRVIILEPMLATGGSILTAMDEVTKRGVDPALMRVISVVAAPPALQKLGQHYPSLTIYTAIIDEGLNHKGYIVPGLGDAGDRAFGT; this comes from the coding sequence ATGAGTATGCAACTGCGCGTTTATGTACCGGATCACCCCTTAGTTAAACATTGGTTAGGAGTAGCCAGAGATGTCAATACTCCTTCAGTTTTATTTAAAACAGCCATAGTTGAATTAGGACGGTGGTTAACCTATGAAGCAATTCGCCATTGGTTGCCTACCCTAGACACAACCGTTCAAACTCCTTTGGCCGAATGTCCGGCCACTCTAATTAACCCTCAAATTCCTATTGCGGTTATTCCTATTTTACGGGCCGGACTTGCCCTATTAGACGGGGCACAAACTTTACTGCCTCTTTCGTCTATTTATCATCTGGGGTTAGCCCGCAATGAAGAAACTCTTCAACCGAGTTGTTATTTAAATAGACTGCCAGAACAATTTACCCCCGAAACTCGCGTGATTATTTTAGAACCGATGTTAGCGACTGGGGGTTCTATTTTAACGGCGATGGACGAGGTGACTAAACGTGGGGTAGATCCGGCCTTAATGCGAGTAATTTCTGTGGTGGCTGCCCCTCCCGCTTTGCAAAAATTAGGACAACATTATCCGTCTTTAACGATCTATACCGCTATTATTGATGAAGGACTTAATCATAAAGGGTATATTGTTCCTGGGTTAGGAGATGCTGGCGATCGCGCTTTTGGGACTTAA
- a CDS encoding ion channel: MKLPKRRFKNLSKNPFSLTSFFFLPSFLFFPSSRRIKQFKSLKNQQNIDSLYPIWRDLYHWLLRLSWTQFLMVIVLVYLGANFLFALIYLTAGDGIANARPGSLTDAFFFSIQTLSTVGYGSMYPQTLYTQILVTVEILAGLVLIAIFTGLMFARFAKPTAQVLFSKVAVICPYNGIPTLMFRTANRRDGNIIEAQIQVSFLRNEISSEGHQLRRFYDINLTRSRSPIFGLSWLVMHPIDEKSPLFGETPESLEAVEGELWVTLTGIEETFSQTIHTHYSYQISDILWNRRFVDIFSRQSNGDRYIDLSRFHEVTALENLTKS; this comes from the coding sequence ATGAAACTCCCTAAACGGCGATTCAAAAATTTGAGCAAAAATCCCTTTTCTCTTACGTCTTTCTTTTTCCTTCCGTCTTTCCTTTTCTTTCCCTCCTCCCGTCGAATTAAACAATTTAAATCCTTAAAAAATCAGCAAAATATTGATAGTTTATATCCCATTTGGCGAGATCTCTACCATTGGCTTTTAAGGCTGTCTTGGACTCAATTTTTAATGGTGATTGTCCTGGTTTATTTAGGGGCTAATTTTTTATTTGCCTTGATTTATTTAACGGCAGGAGACGGCATTGCCAACGCTAGACCGGGATCATTAACGGATGCTTTCTTTTTTAGCATTCAAACTCTCTCCACTGTCGGGTATGGGTCGATGTATCCCCAAACCCTTTATACTCAAATTTTAGTGACAGTGGAGATTTTAGCCGGCTTAGTTTTAATTGCTATTTTTACCGGATTAATGTTTGCTCGTTTTGCTAAACCTACCGCTCAAGTTTTATTTAGTAAAGTGGCTGTCATTTGCCCCTATAATGGAATTCCCACTCTCATGTTCCGAACGGCTAATAGACGAGATGGTAACATCATCGAGGCTCAAATTCAAGTCAGTTTTCTCCGTAATGAAATCAGTTCAGAAGGTCATCAATTACGTCGATTTTACGATATTAATTTAACTAGATCCCGATCCCCGATTTTTGGATTAAGTTGGTTAGTGATGCACCCCATTGACGAAAAAAGCCCTCTTTTTGGAGAAACTCCAGAATCATTAGAGGCAGTTGAAGGAGAGCTTTGGGTAACGTTAACGGGAATTGAAGAGACTTTTTCTCAAACCATTCATACCCATTATTCTTATCAGATTTCTGATATCCTTTGGAATAGACGGTTTGTAGATATATTTTCTCGTCAATCTAATGGAGACCGATATATTGATTTAAGTCGATTTCATGAGGTTACTGCTTTAGAAAATTTAACCAAAAGTTAA
- a CDS encoding acylase translates to MTFKRFLPFILSLIVVLLTTIPMMSATKTEILWDSWGVPHIFSNNSENLFKAFGWAQTHSHGNLILRLYGQARGRAAEYWGKEYLTSDQYVRLMGIPKRAQQWYDQQNPEMRGYLDAFARGINEYVKTYPDRIDEPLKAVLPVTGVDILAHLQRVIYFHFLANPQQVASLQTTPLQGGSNGWAIAPSNSTNGKAMLLANPHLPWGDLYLWYEAHLNSPNVNTYGATLVGMPVLAIAFNDHLGWTVTVNPTDGADIYQLTLKDGGYLFDGKVLPFESETETMKIRQSNGTYIETSLSVKSSVHGVVIAEKDDRAYALRVVGLDRPDGIEQMWQMGQAKTLKDFETALKPLQLPLFNIIYADRQGNIFYLFNALVPIRSTGDWDYWQKIVPGDTSTTLWTDYHPYQDLPRLVNPPTGWLQNTNDPPWSSTYPPVLAAQNYPSYLTLSSLGKASNIFRTQRSIKLLLESEKISFEEMIDKKFSSRLEMADRLLEYLIPAARLLANPIGLEAAEVLEKWDRQTNPDSQGAALFVLWAFTLEPSGLFSRPWNEKDYLNTPTGIADFNTALAVLEGVAAQIKLLYGRLDVPWGEVARMRYGDKDLPANGGPGNLGSFQVLNLGKGKDERFQVIFGDTYIAAIEFSDPVKAKALMVYGNATQPSSSHLGDQLLLYSQGKMRPVWRTRQAIEDHLEFKEEIS, encoded by the coding sequence ATGACTTTTAAACGCTTTTTGCCCTTTATATTAAGCCTAATTGTAGTCCTATTAACCACAATACCGATGATGAGTGCCACTAAAACCGAAATTCTCTGGGATAGTTGGGGAGTTCCTCACATCTTTAGCAATAATTCAGAAAACCTATTTAAAGCCTTTGGTTGGGCACAAACCCACAGTCACGGTAACTTAATTTTACGGCTTTATGGTCAGGCAAGGGGCAGGGCAGCCGAATATTGGGGAAAAGAATATTTAACCTCAGATCAATATGTCAGATTAATGGGTATTCCCAAAAGGGCGCAACAGTGGTATGACCAACAAAACCCCGAAATGCGCGGGTATTTAGACGCATTTGCCAGAGGAATTAATGAATATGTAAAAACTTATCCCGATCGCATTGATGAACCCCTAAAAGCGGTTTTACCTGTCACCGGGGTAGATATTTTAGCCCATCTGCAACGAGTCATTTATTTTCATTTTCTCGCTAACCCGCAACAAGTCGCCAGCTTACAAACCACTCCCTTACAAGGGGGATCAAATGGATGGGCGATCGCCCCCTCTAACTCAACCAATGGTAAGGCCATGTTACTGGCTAACCCCCATCTTCCTTGGGGAGATTTATATTTATGGTATGAGGCACACTTAAACAGTCCTAATGTGAACACTTACGGGGCGACATTGGTGGGAATGCCCGTCTTAGCGATCGCATTTAACGATCATCTCGGTTGGACTGTCACCGTTAACCCTACAGATGGGGCGGATATTTATCAACTGACTTTAAAAGATGGGGGTTATCTCTTTGATGGGAAAGTTCTTCCCTTTGAGAGTGAAACCGAAACTATGAAGATCCGTCAGTCCAACGGAACTTATATCGAAACCTCCTTAAGCGTTAAATCTTCGGTTCACGGTGTAGTTATTGCCGAAAAAGACGATCGCGCCTATGCTTTACGAGTGGTAGGATTAGATCGTCCTGATGGGATAGAACAAATGTGGCAAATGGGGCAAGCTAAAACCCTCAAAGACTTTGAAACTGCCCTCAAACCCTTACAATTACCCCTATTTAATATTATTTACGCCGATCGCCAAGGCAACATTTTCTACTTATTTAACGCCTTAGTTCCTATCCGTTCTACCGGAGACTGGGACTACTGGCAAAAAATCGTTCCGGGGGACACCTCCACAACTTTATGGACAGACTATCACCCTTATCAAGACTTACCCCGTTTAGTTAACCCCCCCACCGGATGGTTACAAAATACTAATGATCCCCCTTGGAGTAGTACCTATCCGCCGGTACTCGCTGCCCAAAATTATCCCTCTTATTTAACTCTCTCTTCTTTAGGAAAAGCCTCGAATATTTTTCGCACTCAACGATCGATTAAACTTCTACTCGAAAGCGAAAAAATCTCTTTTGAGGAAATGATCGATAAAAAATTTTCCTCCCGTTTAGAAATGGCCGATCGCCTTTTAGAGTATCTCATTCCGGCAGCCCGGTTATTAGCGAACCCCATCGGACTAGAAGCGGCAGAAGTCTTGGAAAAATGGGATCGACAAACCAACCCCGATAGTCAAGGGGCCGCCCTATTTGTCCTCTGGGCCTTTACCTTAGAACCCTCTGGCTTATTTTCCCGTCCTTGGAACGAAAAAGACTATCTCAATACCCCCACCGGGATCGCTGATTTTAACACCGCTTTAGCCGTTTTAGAAGGGGTAGCCGCCCAAATTAAACTGTTATATGGAAGATTAGATGTGCCTTGGGGTGAGGTGGCCAGAATGCGTTATGGTGACAAAGACTTACCCGCCAATGGAGGGCCCGGAAATTTAGGCAGTTTTCAGGTTTTAAATTTAGGGAAAGGCAAAGATGAACGATTTCAAGTGATTTTTGGGGATACCTATATAGCCGCGATCGAGTTTTCTGATCCCGTTAAGGCGAAAGCTTTGATGGTCTATGGAAATGCCACTCAACCGAGTTCTTCTCATCTTGGGGATCAACTTTTATTATATAGTCAAGGAAAAATGCGCCCCGTTTGGCGGACTCGCCAAGCTATTGAAGATCATTTAGAATTTAAAGAAGAAATAAGCTGA
- a CDS encoding Uma2 family endonuclease, whose product MNNPYSSMSLPKGEHLPGSDDTPVDNETQNFIPNLLLFLLKLIWANRHDWFFGVDMALYHTTGVSPLVPVVPDGFLSLGVDRFKGEKTRKSYVLWEEKEIVPSLVLEIVSQTPGGEYESKLSIYGKLGVLYYLIYNPDFWQRDRHLPFEVYRLVNGTYQLQIGEPYWMPEIGLGIGRGNYQDGEKTLEVLYWYNQQGQRYLTAEERATQAEERAIQAEERAIQAEQQLNRYRQLFGDLPEA is encoded by the coding sequence ATGAATAATCCTTATTCATCCATGTCTTTACCGAAAGGGGAACATTTACCCGGTTCCGATGATACTCCTGTGGACAACGAAACTCAAAATTTTATTCCTAATTTATTGTTATTTTTACTCAAATTAATTTGGGCAAATCGGCATGACTGGTTTTTTGGGGTGGACATGGCGCTTTATCATACTACTGGGGTTAGTCCTTTAGTTCCCGTTGTTCCGGATGGGTTTTTAAGTTTAGGGGTTGACCGTTTTAAAGGGGAAAAAACCCGTAAAAGTTACGTCCTTTGGGAAGAAAAGGAGATTGTCCCTAGTCTGGTTTTAGAAATTGTTTCTCAAACCCCTGGGGGAGAATATGAGTCTAAATTGTCAATTTATGGGAAGTTAGGGGTTTTATATTATCTGATTTATAACCCCGACTTTTGGCAGAGGGATCGTCATCTTCCTTTTGAAGTTTACCGGCTAGTTAATGGGACTTATCAATTACAAATTGGTGAACCCTATTGGATGCCAGAAATCGGATTAGGAATTGGCCGAGGAAACTATCAAGATGGAGAGAAAACTTTAGAAGTTTTATATTGGTATAATCAGCAGGGACAACGGTATTTAACTGCGGAAGAACGGGCAACTCAAGCCGAAGAAAGGGCAATTCAAGCCGAAGAAAGGGCAATTCAAGCCGAACAACAATTAAACCGTTATCGTCAATTATTTGGGGATTTACCAGAAGCCTAA